In Streptomyces capitiformicae, one genomic interval encodes:
- a CDS encoding ABC-F family ATP-binding cassette domain-containing protein encodes MISASGIELRAGARVLIESATFRVAKGDRIGLVGRNGAGKTTLTKCLAGEGIPAGGTITRSGEVGYLPQDPRTGDLDVLARDRILSARGLDVLIRKMRENEQRIANGKGGTREKALKQYERQETEFLTKGGYAAEAEAATIAAALNLPDRVLGQPLHTLSGGQRRRIELARILFSDADTLLLDEPTNHLDADSIVWLRDYLKTYRGGFIVISHDVDLVETVVNKVFYLDANRAQIDVYNMGWKLYQQQREADEKRRKRERQNAEKKAAALHSQADKMRAKATKTVAAQNMAKRADRLLAGLEAVRVSDKVAKLRFPEPAPCGKTPLTAEGLSKSYGSLEIFTDVDLAIDKGSRVVILGLNGAGKTTLLRLLGGVEKPDTGQVIEGHGLKLGYYAQEHETLDPDRTVLENMRSAAPDMDLVEVRKVLGSFLFSGDDVDKPAGVLSGGEKTRLALATLVVSSANVLLLDEPTNNLDPASREEILGALRTYKGAVVLVTHDEGAVEALQPERIILLPDGVEDLWGADYADLVALA; translated from the coding sequence GTGATCTCCGCCTCCGGTATCGAGCTGCGCGCCGGTGCCCGCGTCCTCATCGAGTCCGCCACCTTCCGTGTCGCCAAGGGCGACCGCATCGGCCTGGTCGGCCGCAACGGCGCCGGCAAGACCACCCTCACCAAGTGCCTGGCCGGCGAGGGCATCCCGGCCGGCGGAACCATCACCCGCTCCGGCGAGGTCGGCTACCTCCCGCAGGATCCCCGCACCGGCGACCTCGATGTCCTCGCCCGCGACCGCATCCTCTCCGCGCGCGGCCTCGACGTACTGATCCGCAAGATGCGGGAGAACGAGCAGCGCATCGCCAACGGCAAGGGCGGCACCCGTGAGAAGGCGCTGAAGCAGTACGAGCGCCAGGAGACCGAGTTCCTCACCAAGGGCGGATACGCCGCCGAGGCCGAGGCCGCCACCATCGCCGCCGCGCTCAACCTGCCCGACCGGGTGCTCGGCCAGCCGCTGCACACCCTCTCCGGCGGCCAGCGCCGCCGTATCGAGCTCGCCCGCATCCTGTTCTCCGACGCGGACACGCTGCTCCTCGACGAGCCGACGAACCACCTCGACGCCGACTCGATCGTCTGGCTGCGCGACTACCTCAAGACCTACCGCGGCGGCTTCATCGTCATCTCCCACGACGTCGACCTGGTCGAGACGGTCGTCAACAAGGTGTTCTACCTGGACGCCAACCGCGCCCAGATCGACGTCTACAACATGGGCTGGAAGCTCTACCAGCAGCAGCGCGAGGCCGACGAGAAGCGCCGCAAGCGCGAGCGGCAGAACGCCGAGAAGAAGGCCGCCGCGCTGCACTCTCAGGCCGACAAGATGCGCGCCAAGGCCACCAAGACCGTCGCCGCGCAGAACATGGCGAAGCGCGCCGACCGGCTGCTCGCCGGCCTGGAGGCGGTCCGCGTCTCCGACAAGGTCGCCAAGCTGCGCTTCCCCGAGCCCGCGCCCTGCGGCAAGACCCCGCTCACCGCCGAGGGCCTGTCGAAGTCGTACGGCTCGCTGGAGATCTTCACCGACGTCGACCTGGCCATCGACAAGGGGTCCAGGGTCGTCATCCTCGGCCTCAACGGCGCCGGCAAGACCACCCTGCTCCGCCTGCTCGGCGGCGTCGAGAAGCCCGACACCGGCCAGGTGATCGAGGGCCACGGCCTCAAGCTCGGCTACTACGCACAGGAGCACGAGACCCTCGACCCGGACCGCACGGTCCTGGAGAACATGCGCTCGGCCGCGCCCGACATGGACCTCGTCGAGGTCCGCAAGGTGCTCGGCTCGTTCCTGTTCTCCGGCGACGACGTCGACAAGCCGGCCGGAGTCCTCTCCGGCGGCGAGAAGACCCGTCTCGCCCTCGCGACCCTCGTGGTGTCGTCGGCGAACGTCCTCCTCCTCGACGAGCCGACCAACAACCTCGACCCGGCCAGCCGCGAGGAGATCCTCGGCGCGCTGCGCACCTACAAGGGCGCGGTCGTCCTCGTCACCCACGACGAGGGTGCCGTCGAGGCGCTCCAGCCGGAGCGGATCATCCTGCTGCCGGACGGCGTCGAGGACCTGTGGGGCGCGGACTACGCGGACCTCGTCGCGCTCGCCTGA
- a CDS encoding PQQ-binding-like beta-propeller repeat protein encodes MRSRFPSALPAVPAVPLVHPLILPLLLALLTIPVLLAAHQARPAPYGDRFTVHARVEHATALRLHTTKGAVTAYDPETGGPRWTHTRPGHRPLAVLPARVRTIALWEDGLVTATDGDTVRWHRALPNAGAWLADHGGTGVLRLLDPRMLAVVTPDRVTAYRVVDGDLRWVLPAHRGCAFAPGRAVRHGTTLLLAQPCAGDSDASWTSQLVPVDDLGRVTPHRRPLGNELP; translated from the coding sequence ATGCGCAGTCGTTTCCCGTCGGCCCTCCCCGCCGTCCCCGCCGTCCCCCTCGTCCACCCCCTCATCCTCCCGCTCCTTCTCGCCCTCCTCACGATCCCGGTCCTCCTCGCGGCGCACCAAGCCCGGCCCGCCCCCTACGGCGACCGGTTCACCGTCCACGCGCGCGTGGAGCACGCCACCGCACTCCGACTGCACACGACGAAGGGCGCGGTCACGGCGTACGACCCGGAAACCGGCGGCCCCCGCTGGACCCACACCCGACCGGGGCACCGGCCGCTCGCGGTGCTCCCCGCGCGCGTGCGCACGATCGCACTGTGGGAGGACGGGCTGGTCACCGCCACCGACGGGGACACCGTGCGGTGGCACCGGGCCCTGCCGAACGCCGGCGCATGGCTCGCGGACCACGGCGGAACCGGCGTCCTGCGGCTGCTCGACCCCCGCATGCTCGCCGTCGTCACCCCCGACCGCGTCACCGCCTACCGAGTCGTCGACGGAGACCTCCGCTGGGTGCTGCCCGCCCACCGTGGCTGCGCCTTCGCCCCCGGCCGAGCGGTGCGCCACGGGACCACACTTCTGCTCGCCCAACCCTGCGCGGGGGACAGCGACGCGTCCTGGACGTCCCAGCTGGTCCCCGTCGACGACCTCGGCCGCGTCACCCCGCACCGCAGACCGCTCGGCAACGAACTCCCTTGA
- a CDS encoding VOC family protein translates to MAGKSDGRPSIYPTLLYADAKAAIRQLTEALGFTELSVYEGEDGAVVHAELVQGNGAVMLGSKGTGSAFDSAMKGAGPTGVYIVVDDVDAHHRRAVEHGVEILMPPTDQDYGSRDYMARDAEGNVWSFGTYAPETGG, encoded by the coding sequence ATGGCAGGCAAGAGCGACGGACGTCCGAGCATCTATCCGACACTGCTGTACGCGGACGCCAAGGCGGCCATCAGGCAGCTCACGGAGGCGCTGGGTTTCACCGAGCTCTCGGTGTACGAGGGTGAGGACGGGGCGGTGGTGCACGCCGAGCTGGTGCAGGGCAACGGGGCGGTGATGCTGGGTTCCAAGGGCACCGGCAGCGCCTTCGACAGTGCGATGAAGGGAGCGGGGCCCACCGGGGTGTACATCGTCGTGGACGACGTGGACGCCCACCACCGGCGGGCCGTGGAGCACGGGGTGGAGATCCTGATGCCCCCGACGGACCAGGACTACGGGTCGCGGGACTACATGGCCCGGGACGCCGAGGGCAATGTGTGGAGCTTCGGCACGTACGCCCCCGAGACAGGCGGCTGA